The nucleotide window AGCCTTGGAAACATCAAGCAGAAGGACATAGCAGGCGTAAGTCCTTGGAAGATGACTCTGGGGGGACATTTTGGTGAGAGAAGCCAATGACCGTGGTGGGCACTGGAGTAGCCTGGACTAGGACAGGGGATGTGGAGGTATGGAGGAAGAGAGTCATAGCAGTGACCCAGAGGGTTGTGGGAGGCCGGGACCCTGCAAGCTGGCTAAGGCTCACAGAGAGCTGAGAGTGTCAGGGAGAAGAGATGAGCACGTTTACTGTATGAAATACCACTTCCAGATGGACGTGCCTGTGGAAAGCTGGGGCGGGAGAGACTAAGGAGAACTGTGCAGAGCCCAGCAAGCGGACGGCTGGGTCAGGAGCTGTGCGCTGAAGGTCTGCAGGTGCAGTGGGAAGCCACTGGCATCCTTGGACACAGAAGCCAGCAGCGTGAGTGAGCAGAAACAACAGTGAGCAGTGAGGCTGTGCCCAGAACACAAGGTGTCTTGGTGACCCGATGCTTCCCCTTCCAGCAGATCCAGCCTTGTATCCTGGTACACTGGCTTGACAAGATGGTTCAGGCTGTACCGTGACCTTGCAGTAGGGCTGTTGCCATGCCATGGCCCCTGGTGAGACTgccagaaaagaaaggagagagtccACCCTTGTTCCCCAAGATGTAGGATCCAGAGGCCTGTAGACTAGTGCATGCCATTTGGATAGAGCAAGGGACTTATGGAGGATCTGGGGGTTCAGGAACTGAGGGTACAGGAGAGGGCCCCAAACAAGCAGCTGAATAGAAGCTACAGAGTGGAGATAGGAGCCTGGGgtggtggagggaggagatggggcaGGTTGCTGGCTGTCTGAGGCAGAGTCCAGGATGCAgcagtttgttttttgagattttgggtttttgttttgttttctgttttttgtttgtttgtttgtttgtttgtttgtttttgtttttcgagacagggtttctctgtagctttttggagcctgacctggactagctctgtagactaggctggcctcgaactcacagagatccttctggctctgcctcccaagtgctgggattaaaggcatgcatcaccactgcccagctgccaaTTCAGAATTTACTAGGCAGAGCAGGGACCTGAGATACAGCTGAGACCACTTGTCCCCAaagcaagctgccaagggagctGGCCAGGAACACAGTCAGCAGGACCTGGGTAGAgttccctgtttgtttttttacttttaaaaatagccttttatattaatttagtgtggtggtggtagtggtggtgtgtgtgtctgtatgtgtgtgtgcacatacgtacccatgtgtgaatgcacacacccttgcacatgcatgcatgagtcaGAGGTTGACCTGGGGTGTCTTCTGCAGTTATTatctattctttttaaagatttatttatctgtcttcaTGTGTTGTGccagagtgtatgtatgtgcaccacacgcatgcaggtcagaagagggtgctggatcctgtggaactggagttataggtagctgTGAATAGCTCTGTGACTTCTGGGAACCTGACCTGTGTCTTCTGCATGCACAGTAAGCGCCCGAAACCAccgagtcctctctccagccccattatctTATGTTTAGAGACAAGgcctcttgctgaacctggagttcactgatttgcCTGCTTGTCTGTGAGCACCAGCAGttcccctgtctctacctccccagtgctgagattacaggtgcatgccactgtgcctggcatttTTGTGGGTACCAagaacctgaactcaggtccttatgtttgcgCAATaggcactttatccactgagccttgCTTCTCGCTTGTTTCTATAGAACTTTTTCTTATTAGAGaatatattcaaataatatacacagaagaaaatgaatgagccataccaccccctcccccgccacTACCCGAGTTATTGCTTGGATGTATTTtttgtgctcacacacacattttccacCGGACTAACCCTTTCCAGGGGCTAACCCTTTCCCCCAGAGTCTGCCTGTCTGCTGCGTCCACAGTTACTGACACTCCTGTAGCCTTTAGCTCCAGACCCCTTACCACACCGTCGGCtgagataaataaaaacagacttaACGTTTTTGTTTGTGGTGTGATCAGCGCATAGTTTCAGAGTCTTGTCTgcttgtttgagatggggtctctctgtgtagccctggctgtcctggaattcactatgcacACCAGGATGGCTtagaacttgcagagatcctccggcctctgcctcctgagtgctgggattagagatgtgctCCAGTACTCCCAGCataacttctttatttcttcctttgaaacaCTACCTCACTGTGTAGTTGAGGTACAggcacaatcctcctgcctcagcctcagtgcAAGCCGCCATGTCTCATCAGTTTCTCTTTTAACGAGCCTTTGATTTTTGGGGATCTTCGCTGACCTTGCTTGATTTCTGGAACTGTCATCCAAAGTCTCCAAGCACCTGTGTGTAATGAGTCCTtgtccctccagccagctcccaaataactataTGGAGACTTGTTAATCATGAAAGCTTGGCCTCAGCTCAGGCTTGTCTTTAactaactctttttttgtttgtttgtttttcttttggagacagggtttctctctgtgtagatctggagcctgttctggaactcactctgtagaccaggctggcattgaactcacacagatccacctggctctgcctcctcagtgcttggattaaaggcttgtgccacagCCACCTGGCTTTAACtaactcttacaatttaaatcaatccatttctattaatctacgttctgTCCTGtcctgcccatcctgcttctttCATGTCTCCTCACATCTCTCTCTTGCACACATCTCTCAGGTGAGCGCGCTCCTAAATTCATCTCCTATTTGTGCTCTTTCTGCCCGgaagttctgcctatacctcctgcctagctattggccgttcagctttttattaagccagtcACACCAATATACCTTCACCCAGTATGCAGATATCCCACGACAGCTGtggcttcttttcctctctcatctctctcgATTCAGAGAATTTGGGTTGGTGTCTGCAACTTGCTCGTCAGCTCctagaggcaggcaggtgtgcATTCCTCAGAGTCAGGCAGGctgggcctgtgtgtgtgtgtgtgtgtgtgtatgtgtgtgtgtgtgtgtgtagtggaatGGAGCTACAATTTACCATCACCCATCACCAGCTGCACTGTAGACTCATCCCATGCCTTTTAGTACCTTACAATACCTTATAGTATAGTACCAATCACCTGGAGATTTTTCACACATTCTTCCAGATGCCTAAGGAGAGATCACTCTGTCATGCTAGGGAAGATGCCCCTTCGACTACCCCGGCTCCTGTGATGGGAAAGAGCTGGGTTggcaatacattaaaaaaatagtgcCCTGTGTGAGTTACCTTACAGCTTTTGTTGTTCACCACCCTGGTTATCATTAACAGCAATTAAAACGATTTGGGATCAGTACAAAGCTGCCTTTGAGGTAGGCTCCCACATGGCTCGCCCTAAGCTGGGGTTTCTAGTATCCTGAGAAGCTCACTTTTTctggacatttctttctttctttttttttttttttagttattatatttgtgttttaattttatacatcagccatgggttcccctgtcctcccccttcctgccccccccgcccccaccttccttccaacccctcccctccatttatctcctccagggccaagactcccctggggattcatttaaacctggtggattcagtacaggcaggtccagtccccttcttccaggctgagcaaagtgtccctgcatatgtcccaggttccaaacagccagttcatgcactaaggacaggtctaggtcccacagcctgggtgcctcccaaacagttcaagctattcagttgtctcacttatccagagggcctgatcaagctgggggctccacagcctttggttcataattcatgtgcttccgttcgtttggctatttgtcctgtgcttGGACATTTCTCaatctgtgtcttttttgtttgtttgtttgtttgtgtttcgagacagggtttctctgtgtatctttgtgcctttcctggaactcacttggtagcccaggctggcctcgaactcacagagatcctcctgcctctgcctccccagtgctgggattaaaggcgtgcgccaccaccgcctggctatatcTCGACTGCCTGGGTAATTCATAAGCTGCAGAGGCCTCTAAGAAAGTGGTTTATTGTCCCTGAAGATGTGTGGACCTGTTTTTTAAGTCTTCCCAAGCTCAATTGGGTGGGTAAGATGCAGGGCgtaaaagagggaaggagggggtctTCAGGATCTTTCCTGGATGCTGCTGCCTGGCCAGGCAGAGCCCTTGGAACTTTGTGATTCTGAAGGgtgaagggcagagggcagagggcaaagggcagagggcaggggaaAGAAGGCAGAGGGAAACCATAATGGGAGAAAAATATGGAAACTCAGTGTGAGGGCCTGTCACTGAGAAGGAGACTGGGAGGCCTTCAGGACACTTTAGTGATCTTCATATTTGATTGATAGAtaaaggcaggagagaaccagtttTGGTAACTTGAATTCCTAAGGGTTAGTCAGCAGATTGTGCCTATCAACCTATTGGCCAGTCCTGGTCCTGACCCCAGATCCAAGGGTTCACAATGAAATGGGTCCTAAGTCACAGCTCCCCATACACTCAGGTGGTGCCCTGTGGATCAGTGATTCATTCCGCATGTCATGCTGCCAGTGTGCTGGATTGGCAGAGGTTGCCATGCTGGACCATTTCCAGAGGCAGAGCTCCTGGGCAGTGGTTGAGGAGGGCAACCAAACCAGAGAGGAGGTTCCAGAACAAGTGCTCAGTGGCATCTGGTGAGGACTGAGCAGAGACACTCCCTGTAGGGAGCTTGGCATGGCCCCAAAAGGCAGACGTGAGAGCCATCTTGCCACGTGCCTTCGGCCCCAGCTGTTGTGAGTGCTGGGCAGCTCCCACCTGGTGGTGGCTCAGTATTGAGCCTGCCTTGGAGTTCCTAGTATGCCTTGCTTTGGTTGACACCTTCCTGGACCCCGGGGTTCCAATCTGAACCCCTAGCTAGATTATTGggttgagtcagggtctcatgtgtcccagactggtcttaaactgtgtagctaaagatgaccttgaactcctgattctcccaactctacttcccaagttctgggattactggTGAGATTCCACCGCACCTGATTTATTCAGAACgaggagattgaactcagggctttggaTATGcaaggcaagcaccctaccaactgagctatattccaagCTCCTAGCTATATTTTGGTGTCAAAAATCacctcctcatttttcttttcagctagAAGACCTGCTGTCACAAGCCTCCCAAAGCAGGGGCCAGAAGTGGGACATGCTGTGGGTGGTTCTACTAGCAGCTCTGCCAACCCGGCCCTTCACACCCCTGCCCTTCACACCCCTGCACTTCACACCAGTCCCAGGACAGGGCCTTGGGGCCAACGAAGGTTTGGGCAGGGTACAGCAGGCAGATAGGAGCCCTTGCCTTCTGTGTGCAGTACCCAGAGGTAGGAAGAATGGAGTGCCTCGTGTCATTGGCCTCACGGAGGAGGAAGGAACCGAGGACAGGATGACCCACTTAAAAACCGGCTCCTTTCAAAGCAGCGTGCCTGTGACTAGGGGCTGCTTTAAGTGGGTTAGCTTACATGCATACGTTGGTCTTAAACTCTTCAAAACACAGCTGTTAAACATTGGCATTCTGTTTTCATTAGCTTGTAAGTCTCAGCAAAGGGGACCTACCTTGTTTTCTGAAACTGCAAGTATGCCTAGAGGCTAATAAACAGCAGGTGCCTCCAATAAAAAGCTCTTAATTCTCCCTATAAATGGGAGTGTAGCTGTGAGGAAGGACAAGTTTGAATGCTGATGCTAAGGGCCACTTCTCAGAGCTGCATCTGAGAAGGCGGTGTGTAcggatgtgtgtggtgtgtgtagagTGTTTCTGTAGCTAGTATCTATGTGTGTGGCAGggagtgtgtgtgaacacacGCGCACGTGTGTGAAGAGAAGAATCCGCCATTGGATAGGACAAAGTGATGAGCAGAAACAGCCACGGCGTTTGTAGAGCCTGGTGCAAAATGAAAGCAGGCGCGAAAATCTCAGGCTGTCCGGGTGGGAACATGGAACCAAGCCCAAGCTAGAGCCAAGTTCATGAAGCCCTCCTGGGGGACCCAGCCAAGAAAGCTCAGTTCCCATCTCTCTTAGCTCTTCTGTGCTGTCCTGAAAAGTTCTGAGTTACAGTCTGCCAGGAGCTGCCAGGAGCTGCCAGGAGCCTGGCATGGCCTAGCATTGCCTTGGcctttcctgtgccttctcttcgAGGCCAGGCCCCGCACAGGACACCACCATTCCTAAGGTGACACTTGTCCTGGGCGCCTTTTTCAAGAAACAGCCTCCATCCCTCTCTTGCCTGCATGCTGTGGAGGCTCAGGCCTCTCTCTGAGTCTCTGCCAGGTCCCTCGGATATTACCAGGAATCAGGAACCATTCAAAGAGGCTGGGGTGCTGAGTGTGGTAGTTCACTTGGGGGAACCCTGGAgatctgaggacagcctgggctacagagtaatagcctgtctcaaaaagaaaacaaacaaataaacctataaataaaaacaggattGAGTATCTCCACTTCCCACCAATGCCTTCAGGGTGATGGAGCAACTCTGCCCTGGGTTCCTGTCAAGCTGGCAACTCCGATGTAGAGAGAAATGGCCAAGAGAACCAGGAGCTGGGGCAGAATCtacaggaggggaggagggcggAGGCTCCCTGTGCCCTTCCTGTTTATTGTCCTGGTCTGCCTCTTCCTGGGTCAAGTTGGGGTGCCTGCTTCAAAGTACATTCAGAGGTACTCACAGGTGATAATGAAGGTGTTCCGCCCTCACCCCAATACCTCCCTATACTGGTCAATAATTACACTTGCTGTCCTGGGTTCTGGGAGGAGGCTGTGGTTCTCACCTTCCCTGGTGGGTTTAGCTTCTCACTACACCATCAGCACTAGTCACCCCCAAGTCTGCAGTTTTCAGGGTGTTCCAGGTGTGGATACCTAACAAAAGCTAAGGGCTTGAGAACTCACTTCTGTTGTGTTCTCATGACTAACCAGAAATGGGTCCTGCATTCAGCTAGCAGTCACAGAAACCATGTGGCTCTGGGCAAAGCAACCGGCCCCTGCACAGAAGCCACCTGCCCTGCCACAAGCCCCGACCACCCAAGCACAGAGACTAGGAAAGCACTTAGGGGTCTGGGGTGGAGACCTTTACAAGGTCCAAGTGGTGGGTTGAGTGTGGGGATGGAAACTGACTTGAATTCATTCAGGGGTAAATCAGTTTTcgactttctttctttcattctttttttttttttttttttttttttttgagctgaggatcgaacccagggccttgcgcttgctaggcaagcactctaccactgagctaaatccccaacatgtAAATCAGTTTTCAAGGGCAGAAAAATCCAAAATTGGCATTTGCCAATTTCTGTGGTATCATTATTCTACTGCATCCAATTTCAAGCTATGAATCCACTTAGCAACCAACTCAGAAACTTCCTGAACCTTTAATAATCATCTCTTGTCTCACTATCTGCCATGGCCACTGCCCTGTATGGAGGCCATCAATAGCACAAGCCCTCAGGTCTTCAGGATGGCCTCCCAGCATCCTGACCATCCGGTCTTTATCTGTACCATGCTGACCCAGTGCTGGACCAGGagatctgacctccacattgAGAAGTGTGGTCTGAGAATTCTGTCTCAGACATCTCACAGCTTTCCACTTTTACACATGCCTCCTTCAGCCACATCCTCACTTCCGGGGACCTGGTGTTCAAGGTGATGAATCCTGGGGAGCTAGGAAGCCACAGGGTCAGACCTCTAGTCCCTGGGACTACACTCATCCCCAGGGCCACAAGTCCACCCAtaagcttctctttgcagaagGGGCTTTCTGGTCCTGTAGGTGGCTGGGCCCTGTTTTTGGACACGTGTTGTTCATTGCATAACTAATGATCTTAGAGACCTACCTTCTCCTGATACCTTTCCAGCAATCTATTCCACTCCCTTGGGATCCTGGTATGCCACTTTGGCCCCACCTCAGTTGGGCAGCTGTGGTGAGCCATGTTGACCAAATGCCATCTCTGATGGCTCACTGTGTCAGGTGGAACATGTTGAGGGGCTTGCAGAGTGGTGGGGACCCTGGGGCTCAGCTAGGTGCTGAGTGATGGACAGTCTAAGGGGAGAGACAGGAGCATGCTCTCAGCCAGACACAACAGCCACAGGTGCCTGCTGACCTGTCTTGATCTCCACTCTTGAACCTCTCCTACTCTGTAACTGCACACAGTTGGAccactctgtatcccaggataAATTTCTAGAAGAGCAGAGGTGATCACGAATGTCAATGTCGTGTGCTCCAGCCTTGGTGCATTGCAGGAGGACTTGGGAGCAAGCATAAGGGAGTACCCAATACAGGTTCAGCCGGAAGTATACCCTCGTGCCAGGACAGTGTAGAGGGCTCCTTAGAGAAGAAGACATCTGAACAGGGCCATAAAACTGGGACCCTTCACGGTCCCTGACTCATGTACAGACCAATTTGAGCCTTGAACCACACAGATTTGCTCTGTGGTTGTTGGAGGCACAGACAAGTCTGTCCATGATCCCAGCAGTGGAGAGGGTAAAGCGTCACCATGACAATCTCCTATGTCCAGAACCTCCCAGGCCCCCTCCAGGGGCATGCCCCATACTGTAGATGTTCCCCACTGAGAACAAATTAGTGAGGTTCTCGGTGGCTTTTCAGATGAGTCGTGTGCAAGAGCAGGGTTGGGCAATGGGGGAAGGGGCGCTTGGAAGTCCTTCTAGAAGGCAAGAAAGGAGGCCAGGGAGGGAAGATACTGTGCTCAAGGGGCTGGGCATGGGGCTCACCCAGACCTGGAGTCTGCTACTGGACTCAGGACATCACTCCAGGAAGTTCAAGATTTGTGCCCACCTACTTCTGGGTCTTCATGAACCCATAGGCTGAGGCCTTGCCCCATAGTGGACCAACTCTGAATTAGAAGTGGCTGGTAACAGAAATGACCACagtaaaatgtgtttataaaaaattattatgtatgGGGGAGAGTCCTAACTCACATAGAAACAATTTCTGTCCATGCTTGTGAGGGTGTActtctgtgatcccagcactcgggaggctgaggcagaacagccatgagttcaaggctagtcagggctacataggaagaccctgtctcaaaaaggcaaaCTAAAGAGATAAATGACAGAGATACATATAGCTAGATAGATATATGATTGCTAGAGCTTAGAGACAGATAAAGATACAGATAGGTAAATAGAtaatagagggctggagagatggctcagagattaagagcactgactgctcttccagaggtcctgagttcaattcccagcaaccacatgctggcttacaaccatctgtaatgagatctggcaccctcttctgtatacataataaataaatacatcttttaaaaatagataatagatataaaTAGTAAGTATGTGATTGGTAGAtgttggagacagacagacagctacaGTTAGGTAGGTACATGAGAGATGACAACTATGTGATGGATAGATGACGGAGACCGACAGGTAGATAGAGATGTAGATGGGTGGGTAGAAAGGCAGATGATGGACAGGTGATAGAGACCCATGATAGACTTGAGATTTCCTGACTCTGGAATCCCCTCTGTTTCCCTCTCCGGGGAACCTTACAGGATCCACACTTAATCTAGAAGGCCTGAGTCACCTCATCGGTGCAGACAGTGAGAGAATCAGTGGTACAAGTGCCTTCTCTTGACCACCCCAAGCAGTGATTGGGTGAGGCCAACGAGGTCCCCTCTTCTGAAGCAGATGGAGACCTgcttcctgcctccccttctctGGCTAATGATAAATACCGGAATGTCAACacatctgtgtcctcatctgagtTGTTCTGGGACACAGGCTGGGGAGGGTCCCACAGCCCTGTCCTCTGACTGAGATTGCCCTTTCTCACCAGGTGGGCTGGTGTCACGTGGATGGATACCGAGGGTGAGGTACTCATCCTGCTAGTCAGGCAAGATGCTGGCAGGAGGGCGGGACCAGGGGGTGGAGCTTCTAGAACAAAGGAGAATGAGGAGCCTGGGGGCCCAGGCTGGGCATCAAAAAGGCCGAGCAGAACAAGCAGAACACAGACAGCCCGCCTTTGTGCCCAGCAGCCAGCTAGACACCCTGTATACCTGCTCCCCTCAACTTGCCCAGGCTGGGCAGGTACAAAGCCCTGTCAACAGAAGCCTTGCTATCCAGCGTGATTGCGCCCACACTGCTCTGCGCCTTTTTTTACTTGGCTTGCGTTGCTGCTGAACTTCCAGAGGTGAGCAGAGGGATGGCTACCAGCAGAGCCAGAAGCAACGAAGGCCGGGAACATGCTTTCATCCCGGAACCTTTCAATGGGGCTAACGAGGCTCCCAGCCTTTGGCTGCACCGCTTTGAAGTCATTGATGACCTCAACCACTGGGACCATACCACCAAACTGAGGTTCCTGAGAGAATCTCTCAGAGGAGATGCCCTGGATGTCTACAATGGACTCAATCCCCAGGCTCAGGGCGACTACAGTATTGTGAAGGAGGCTCTTCTGAAGGCTTTTGGGGGCTCTGAGACCACCCACAGTGAGAAACCCGAAGAAATTCTGTTTGCCAACAGCATGGGTAAGGGCTACTACCTTAAAGGGAAGATTGGTCACGTGCCTGTAAGGTTCCTGGTGGACTCTGGAGCTCAGGTGTCTGTGGTCCACCCAAGCTTATGGGAGGAGGTCACTGATGGTGACCTGGATAGCCTTCGGCCTTTTGAAAATGTGGTCAAAGTGGCCAATGGGGCAGAGATGAAGATCTTGGGTGTGTGGGACACAGAAGTGACCCTGGGCAAGCTGAAGCTGAAGGCACAGTTTCTGGTGGCCAACGCAAGTGCAGAAGAGGCCATTATCGGCACTGATGTCCTGCAGGATCACAACGCTGTGCTGGACTTTGAACACCGTACCTGCACTCTGAAGGGGAAGAAGTTCCGCATGCTGCCTGTTGGGGGCTCCTTGGAGGATGAGTttgacctggagctcattgagGAGGAGCCTTCGGAGGGCTCCTATTAAGAAACCCCTTTCCTTTAACCAGCATTGGTGGGGGGACCCTGTGTTGTGGGGAGCAGATGTCCTCAGGAGATGTCATTGGGCCTGGTCAGTCTTTATATGTGTTCTCGGCTTCCCTCCTTCTGCAGGAGCCTTACCTTGCtcctctgggggagggagggcagcttGGTGCTCTAGAGCAGGGTCTACAAAGACCTTCAAGGCTGTCAGAAGTTTCCAAGGAGGTTAGGAATATTAGGTCCCCTGAAGTGTGGTCACCTTCAGGTCCCCAAGTGGTCCTGGTTAAGGCCCCCATGATCCCGATCCCTGGAGGAGAGTGACAGCTGCCCTGGACTCCTCCCCATGAGTCCCCCCAACTACACAGTGCTGTTCTCTCCTCGAATGTCACTTCCTTGAACCCCATGGAGCCTGTGTTAATAATGCAATTATTTCAAAACACCAATAAAGATCTGTtcgtggaaaaaaagaaaacatgtcatGTGCTTAATAGTCGTGACAGAGATGGAGGATTGGGGTGGGGAACATGAGCATTCCCCAAGTACTTGGCCTGGGGAGGCAAAAGAAACTCGTAGTAGTACCAACGGGTCTTGGGTTTTCAAGGTGGACTCCACTGCAGCTACTTTAACTTTGAATCCCTTGCATCCCTTCTAACTACTTCTGATTCCTCCCTTTTATGCTACATAATCTTTTGCGCAAAAATTGTCCCTAATGCCCAAAAGTGACCCAAGACTATTTTTGTGAGGTGTTTAGCTTGGATAGCAAGAAGTTTCTGCCAAGCAAGTAGGTTTAGAGTGGTGCTCAGTGAACCAGACTTGGAGGTAGAAAATAAGGCCAGGAGACAGGCACGGGCATGTAAGGGCAGCCCTGGGAAGATCTGGGACTCCGGCAACTAGGGGAAACTTGGCCATGATGGAGTAGTTTGTTCTGGGAGGACATGGGATGGAGGTGAGGACATGCCTAAGGCTGGGGACAGGTCTCATCTCTTGTCCAGCTTGGGTTTCTTCCAATTTCTTGCCTCCTCTGAGAATCAGAAAACTCACCAGTTTTACAGAGTGGATTGAAAGCTCCAGAGAGGAGCTGAATCGTGGGCTGGCACAGGTCTGCTTGCTGCAGGGTCCTGGGGACACAGTTTGGGGGAGCCTCTTTTTTACTTGgtgatactgggaattgaacccagggcctcacacaatgctaggcaagtgttttactactgagctatattcccctttcctttttttttttttttggtttttcaagacagggtttctggaactcgctttggagaccaggctggcctcaaactcatagagatccacctgcctctgcctccagagtgctgggattaaaggtatgcaccaccactgcccggctcccctttcctttttaaataattatatttcaatacGGTGTCCCAttaagttgcctaggctggccctTGAACTCTGCAGCTCCAATGGGCATTAAACTCGTGATCTTCCTATGTGAGACTTCTGAGTGTCCGGCCTAACAGGCCTGCACCACACACCTGGCTGGTGTTTTTCTGCTGGGCCCCCTTCTCTAGGCCAAAGAAGCCCTGCTGGATCCACCCTCAAGGCTCTCTGAGCAGATGGCAGGAAACCTTGCTGACCCCTCTGTCTGAGAGACCTGAGAACTTCTGGAGGTTCATAACAGCAATGGCATCCTCCTTGGTCCCAACTGTGACTCCCCTAGATCCTGACTCAGGTCCTAATACCTAGGGTTCACTGAAGCCTGGGCCTGGACAGCCAAGGCCAGAATTAACTGGAATCAGCCCCTAAGTGTGGGTGAAGGGTAGGTATGGACAGGGGGCCTGGTCAACAGAGGGTAGTGGTCTCCCTGAGGTCCCAGACTCCACCCCCTCATTTATTTGTAGGCCTCAGGAACGCTGCGGCTGTTGTCCTGGGCCAAACCCTCTCTCTAGGGAGCAAGCCAGGGGCACCTCCCTGTGACCTATTTTTCTCTAGGTCCTTCAGATTCTAGCCACATTCTAGGTTGAAGGAGGGTGGGTGAAGACAGTGGGTGGAGGTGAAAAGGGGATCCAGGAAATGGCTGGCCAGGCCAGAATTCTGGGACACTACCCAAAATGTCCCTGCCCTTCTCCTACCCAGAAAGGAGTTGAGCCTTTGCTGGGCAAATTCCTGTGGGTGTCCTTGCAACACATGTTGTACCTTGGCTTTGAATAAGGGGGGCCTGGGTTGGCAACTCTTAATAACGTGCCCCTCCAAAAGGAATGGGGACTCCCTGAGAGGAAGGGCCTTCAGAGGAGCCATAGGAACCACACGGTGCTGGAGGCTTAAGTGGACTAGGGTAGATGCTTCGTGGGCGGGAGGATGATGAAatgtgattgatggaggaggctgAGGCCCGGGCTCTGCTGTagaggcttgcctagcatgcgggAGGAGGCTCT belongs to Onychomys torridus chromosome 3, mOncTor1.1, whole genome shotgun sequence and includes:
- the Asprv1 gene encoding LOW QUALITY PROTEIN: retroviral-like aspartic protease 1 (The sequence of the model RefSeq protein was modified relative to this genomic sequence to represent the inferred CDS: deleted 2 bases in 1 codon), with the protein product MSCCQCAGLAEVAMLDHFQRQSSWAVVEEGNQTREEVPEQVLSGIWWAGVTWMDTEGEVLILLVRQDAGRRAGPGGGASRTKENEEPGGPGWASKRPSRTSRTQTARLCAQQPARHCIPAPLNLPRLGRYKALSTEALLSSVIAPTLLCAFFYLACVAAELPEVSRGMATSRARSNEGREHAFIPEPFNGANEAPSLWLHRFEVIDDLNHWDHTTKLRFLRESLRGDALDVYNGLNPQAQGDYSIVKEALLKAFGGSETTHSEKPEEILFANSMGKGYYLKGKIGHVPVRFLVDSGAQVSVVHPSLWEEVTDGDLDSLRPFENVVKVANGAEMKILGVWDTEVTLGKLKLKAQFLVANASAEEAIIGTDVLQDHNAVLDFEHRTCTLKGKKFRMLPVGGSLEDEFDLELIEEEPSEGSY